One part of the Sulfolobus tengchongensis genome encodes these proteins:
- a CDS encoding ATP-binding protein: MNVEELKRIVSDQQETANEKLNDKRIIDRDVPDLLHYLIIPNALAILGVRRSGKSTLAIRLMRGKKFTYVNFDDEALRGITANDLRHLEEAIYQLYGEVDYLVFDEIHNVEGWELFISRLRDTKRVIITGSNSKMLSGELATYLTGRHSDYILFPFSFKEYLGFKGIKVEEESFYSTRKVAELKRELENYLITGGFPEALILGRSQLNVIYNDILFKDIISRLKIREIEKFREFCRSIISLYSNEVSLNSLAKTLRVDNKTIENWFFGLQNAYLIFPISRYGEKVKQRLTYNKKVYIIDPGLISSIAVKSRDKGRLMENVVALHLLRQKQMGEIYFIRNDYEVDFYDEENSRLIQVTYAMDKIEEREIKGLIREKNRAKELIIVSWDLEYTEKVENREIKVIPLYKFLLK; this comes from the coding sequence ATGAATGTTGAAGAGTTGAAAAGAATAGTTTCTGATCAACAAGAGACAGCAAATGAAAAGCTTAACGATAAAAGGATAATTGATAGAGATGTCCCAGACTTATTACATTACCTTATTATACCAAACGCTTTAGCAATACTAGGAGTCAGGAGATCTGGCAAATCAACTTTAGCAATCAGGTTAATGAGAGGTAAGAAGTTTACTTATGTTAACTTTGACGATGAAGCTCTAAGAGGAATTACAGCTAATGATTTAAGGCATTTAGAAGAGGCAATTTATCAACTTTACGGCGAGGTTGATTATTTAGTTTTTGATGAAATACATAATGTTGAAGGATGGGAATTATTTATTTCGAGGTTAAGGGATACTAAGAGGGTAATTATTACGGGCAGTAACTCTAAAATGCTGAGTGGGGAGTTAGCAACTTATTTAACTGGAAGGCATAGTGATTATATCCTTTTCCCTTTTTCCTTCAAGGAATACTTAGGATTTAAGGGAATAAAAGTTGAGGAGGAATCTTTCTATTCAACTAGAAAAGTGGCTGAGTTAAAGAGGGAGTTAGAAAATTACTTGATTACTGGAGGATTTCCAGAAGCATTAATCTTAGGTAGATCTCAGCTTAACGTCATATACAATGATATTCTCTTTAAAGATATAATCTCTAGGCTAAAGATTAGGGAGATAGAGAAATTCAGGGAATTTTGCAGGTCAATAATATCACTTTACTCTAATGAAGTCTCTTTGAATTCCTTAGCTAAAACTTTACGGGTTGATAATAAGACTATTGAGAACTGGTTTTTTGGGTTACAAAATGCTTACTTAATCTTTCCAATTTCAAGGTATGGGGAAAAGGTAAAGCAAAGGTTAACTTATAATAAGAAAGTATACATTATTGACCCCGGACTAATCTCATCAATAGCGGTTAAAAGTAGAGATAAAGGAAGGTTGATGGAAAACGTTGTAGCTTTGCATTTGTTAAGACAAAAACAAATGGGGGAAATTTACTTCATAAGAAATGATTATGAGGTGGATTTTTACGATGAGGAGAATTCAAGATTAATTCAAGTCACTTATGCTATGGATAAGATCGAGGAAAGAGAAATAAAAGGTTTAATAAGAGAAAAGAATAGAGCTAAGGAGCTTATTATAGTGAGCTGGGACTTAGAATATACTGAAAAGGTTGAGAATAGAGAGATAAAAGTAATTCCTTTGTATAAGTTTTTGTTAAAGTGA
- a CDS encoding cupredoxin domain-containing protein, whose amino-acid sequence MKKFNVSLRKTKQNNTEKCNKNTKRRAVNFSIILLLVVSTFGLLLLSDTTRASTTTAHHQWIVYVGGQSSDMSVMTMGFYPEIITIDAGDSITFIVNSTEPHTVTFLSGNPPLNPFLPQSLLPMGGSIYNGTGIVSSGLLFPGQTYTLTFTTPGVYIYQCTIHPGMVGVVIVNPAGTPYPLNQSQYDQIAYLQNLQALQSGESLLQQVNLPATPGPNGTLIWHIDAGFETPVSTEVTLNPVNSNVNGLAILSMAIPGELTVQVSLSGLTPGKTYKVGIYEGAAEVGGNVLYNLSPITASSNGTGVSLTTLKIPPLSPYIPTSFGIPAAGWYINVSSSGGAVATGDVIVPSASVMRFLPTTLTIHVGDTVVWTQLDPAEIHTITFVPQGMPIPEFGTPLSLIPSGGHLFNGSGYYNSGPLIAGQSYNLTFLTPGVYTYVCTLHDGMGMVGTIIVLPNDVQLSSHQISELNKTLTNVWYNVSGQLLFLNSQLTSLSGKISSINGQISQLGSLGNELTSLNNSQVAYQNNVNGKISSLYTLIAVLLALVVISLIMNVIIMTRKR is encoded by the coding sequence ATGAAAAAGTTTAATGTAAGCCTAAGGAAGACTAAGCAAAATAATACTGAAAAATGCAATAAAAATACAAAAAGAAGAGCTGTCAACTTCTCTATAATACTCCTGCTAGTGGTAAGTACGTTCGGACTTCTTCTACTTTCAGATACCACCAGAGCCAGCACAACAACAGCTCACCATCAATGGATAGTCTATGTTGGAGGACAATCTTCGGATATGTCGGTTATGACCATGGGTTTCTATCCAGAGATCATAACAATTGATGCAGGAGACAGTATAACGTTCATAGTCAACTCAACAGAACCACATACGGTGACTTTTCTGAGCGGAAATCCACCACTAAATCCATTCCTACCTCAATCCTTATTGCCCATGGGAGGATCTATATATAATGGTACGGGAATAGTATCTTCTGGACTATTATTTCCGGGACAGACCTATACATTAACGTTCACAACACCCGGTGTATATATCTATCAATGCACAATTCATCCTGGAATGGTTGGTGTGGTAATAGTTAATCCCGCAGGTACTCCATATCCTCTGAATCAGTCACAGTACGATCAAATAGCCTATTTACAGAACCTTCAAGCATTACAGAGCGGCGAATCCCTCTTACAGCAAGTTAACTTACCAGCAACTCCGGGACCGAATGGCACATTAATATGGCATATAGATGCTGGGTTCGAGACGCCAGTTAGCACTGAGGTTACGCTTAACCCCGTAAATTCTAATGTTAACGGTTTAGCCATTTTATCAATGGCAATTCCCGGTGAGCTCACCGTTCAAGTTAGTCTCAGTGGTCTAACTCCAGGTAAAACATATAAGGTTGGAATTTATGAAGGTGCAGCTGAAGTTGGAGGAAATGTGTTATACAATCTGAGTCCAATTACGGCATCTTCTAATGGAACTGGTGTTTCCCTAACTACTCTTAAGATTCCTCCATTGAGTCCATATATCCCTACTAGTTTCGGCATTCCCGCAGCTGGCTGGTATATAAATGTGAGCAGTTCTGGGGGTGCAGTAGCTACTGGAGATGTAATAGTACCTTCAGCTAGTGTTATGAGGTTCTTGCCTACGACTCTGACTATTCATGTGGGAGATACTGTAGTGTGGACTCAATTGGATCCTGCTGAGATTCATACCATTACCTTCGTTCCTCAAGGTATGCCGATTCCAGAATTCGGAACGCCTTTGAGTTTGATACCGAGTGGTGGGCATTTGTTCAATGGTTCTGGGTATTATAACTCTGGGCCATTAATAGCTGGACAAAGCTATAATTTGACGTTTTTAACGCCAGGAGTTTATACCTATGTCTGTACGCTACATGACGGAATGGGTATGGTTGGCACTATAATTGTATTACCAAATGACGTTCAACTATCATCTCATCAGATATCTGAGCTTAATAAAACATTAACCAATGTTTGGTATAACGTATCTGGGCAACTTTTATTCCTCAATTCTCAATTGACGTCACTGAGTGGGAAGATATCTTCGATAAATGGGCAGATAAGTCAGCTGGGGTCATTAGGAAATGAACTGACGTCTTTAAACAACTCTCAAGTCGCTTATCAGAATAATGTTAATGGTAAAATATCCTCTTTGTACACTCTGATTGCAGTATTGCTAGCGTTAGTGGTAATATCATTAATAATGAACGTTATCATAATGACAAGAAAGAGATAA
- a CDS encoding thermopsin, with protein MPTIISTHSILISSVPRENKLLAGKIVPQGINTNPYFSEPAPMGISDIGVSPNGPFIRESTQFLGVIDLYSLSAESSFNTPCAEFQLNLVLNYNYNGQTYALWTQDVAHFNTVTHQIFFLDNIWNFTAYKASVTGVVGNGQISYSNSSGMSYYYYCASTPGNGVSLTLPTTIYLLINVTENSAGQPVIMFWYNDGYGWINYDRVTVTNVYNASNVSFLVDGYQYTGSGNYYDAELVLTGPGGGSCAYLYSSTLLYLSLEYWNGHNFQGVRNAYNYGFDTAEKVNNANVMSYYSLSNGEYVAGITAGVGFLEMLWQQDTISTLKINTGVNSGYAIVFNASVPLSEVENDISLFKVPFSNGGEVCLTLYPMEYGIIVFNSNGQMIGEASVVTTQGEAVSTNVSPFSISVVNYNILYHEVIVTLQINGFGYVTLYTNSTYPYTFQTNPIYVNGKAEDTLTIYDLPYGVEDISIYGYLFNGFYSKVNLSLIIQPQTVPITFSYSFIGNQPPTLPTITFNFPNGTTETVTLQNGQTISLPSGTNYTIQNVINDGNIRWATQNTTSGVVTSKGSLYIVYYEQDEVTFYYNLIGNGTFTIPTINYEYFNEMRSVSPPATVWVNYDSAYTYTKILNGVEPDTRAIALNYTGIITAPEVITVNYQVQYFINVNSPIPLYALINGENESFSSNWFNQGDVVQIENLSYYISSMEREIITSLSPSFTFTVEEPMNVNVKVVNQYYVTVNSTIPIYALINGQNVSLNSGWYNYGISVNIENITYYVTPLERDIIISISPKSFIVNNHINVDVKVVNQYYIKVLSKVSVKGEINGSERYLNSSWINSGSYIKILNYTYYVNNQTRCIITKITPSNSFTLNTPITINITTQRQYLVVINGESIWVNNGSVITLSANVPFYLMGKYVGTYNVSSGISITVDQPIQERFVEVPNYLIIGLIGAIITISVIVSVIILRKRK; from the coding sequence ATGCCAACGATAATTTCTACCCATAGTATTTTAATTTCATCTGTACCTAGGGAAAATAAATTACTGGCAGGAAAGATTGTGCCTCAAGGTATAAATACAAACCCATATTTTTCTGAACCAGCTCCAATGGGTATTTCAGATATAGGAGTAAGTCCTAATGGTCCATTTATAAGGGAATCGACGCAATTTTTAGGGGTTATTGACTTATACAGTCTTTCAGCTGAAAGTTCATTTAATACTCCATGTGCTGAATTTCAATTAAATCTAGTTTTAAACTACAACTATAATGGTCAAACTTACGCTTTATGGACTCAGGATGTAGCCCATTTTAACACTGTAACACATCAAATATTCTTTTTAGACAATATATGGAATTTCACGGCTTATAAGGCAAGTGTAACTGGAGTTGTTGGCAATGGTCAAATTAGTTATAGTAATAGTAGTGGAATGTCCTATTATTACTACTGCGCTTCCACTCCAGGTAATGGGGTTTCCTTAACCTTACCCACAACTATCTATTTGCTTATTAATGTCACTGAAAATTCCGCTGGTCAGCCAGTAATTATGTTTTGGTATAACGATGGATATGGATGGATAAACTACGATAGAGTCACTGTTACAAATGTTTATAATGCCTCTAATGTCTCCTTTCTAGTTGATGGCTATCAATATACTGGTTCTGGGAATTATTATGATGCTGAGTTAGTTTTAACTGGTCCAGGTGGAGGTAGTTGTGCTTATTTATACAGTTCTACTTTATTATATTTATCTTTAGAATATTGGAATGGGCACAATTTTCAGGGAGTAAGAAATGCGTACAATTATGGTTTTGACACAGCTGAGAAGGTAAATAATGCTAACGTCATGTCATATTATTCTCTTTCAAACGGTGAATATGTAGCTGGAATCACTGCTGGAGTAGGGTTTCTGGAGATGTTATGGCAACAGGATACAATCTCTACTTTAAAGATTAATACGGGAGTTAATAGTGGTTATGCGATAGTTTTTAACGCGTCAGTACCTTTATCTGAGGTAGAAAATGATATATCACTTTTTAAAGTTCCATTCTCTAATGGAGGAGAAGTTTGCTTAACATTGTATCCAATGGAATATGGAATTATTGTATTTAATTCGAATGGTCAAATGATTGGTGAAGCAAGCGTTGTTACCACTCAAGGAGAGGCAGTATCTACAAACGTTAGTCCCTTTAGCATTTCAGTTGTAAATTATAACATTCTTTATCATGAGGTTATAGTCACCTTACAGATTAACGGTTTTGGTTATGTTACCCTTTACACTAATTCCACATATCCTTATACTTTTCAAACAAATCCCATTTATGTCAATGGTAAAGCTGAAGATACTCTGACAATATATGACTTACCTTATGGAGTAGAGGATATTTCAATTTATGGTTATCTGTTCAATGGATTCTATTCAAAAGTAAACTTGAGTCTCATAATTCAACCTCAGACAGTTCCTATTACCTTCTCATATTCCTTTATTGGAAATCAACCTCCAACATTACCTACAATAACTTTTAACTTTCCCAATGGTACGACTGAAACTGTTACTCTTCAAAATGGACAAACCATAAGTTTACCCTCTGGCACTAATTACACAATTCAAAATGTGATAAATGATGGTAATATTAGATGGGCTACACAAAACACCACTTCTGGAGTAGTTACATCTAAGGGCTCCCTTTATATTGTTTATTACGAGCAAGATGAGGTCACTTTTTACTATAACTTAATAGGAAATGGAACTTTCACAATACCTACAATTAATTATGAGTACTTCAACGAAATGAGAAGTGTTTCACCTCCAGCTACTGTATGGGTAAACTACGATTCTGCTTACACCTATACCAAAATTTTAAATGGAGTTGAACCAGATACGAGAGCCATAGCATTAAATTACACTGGTATAATAACCGCTCCAGAAGTTATTACGGTAAATTATCAAGTTCAATATTTCATTAACGTGAACTCTCCTATTCCTTTATATGCGTTAATTAATGGAGAAAACGAATCTTTTAGTTCAAACTGGTTTAATCAAGGTGACGTGGTTCAAATAGAGAATTTATCCTATTATATTTCTTCCATGGAAAGAGAAATTATAACCTCATTGTCACCATCATTTACTTTCACTGTTGAAGAGCCCATGAACGTTAATGTAAAAGTTGTAAATCAGTATTACGTAACAGTTAACTCTACAATACCAATATATGCGTTGATCAACGGACAAAATGTGAGTCTCAATAGCGGTTGGTACAATTACGGGATAAGTGTCAACATAGAAAACATAACATATTACGTTACTCCTCTAGAAAGAGACATAATCATCTCAATCTCTCCAAAGTCTTTCATTGTAAATAACCACATAAACGTAGATGTAAAAGTTGTAAATCAGTACTACATTAAGGTTTTATCAAAAGTTTCAGTAAAAGGGGAAATAAATGGATCAGAGAGATACCTAAACTCCTCCTGGATAAACTCTGGATCTTATATAAAAATCTTGAATTATACATATTACGTTAATAATCAAACTAGATGTATTATAACTAAGATTACACCATCAAATTCATTTACCTTAAACACTCCCATAACAATAAACATAACTACTCAGAGACAATATCTTGTTGTTATAAATGGAGAGTCAATTTGGGTTAATAATGGCTCTGTAATAACCTTAAGTGCCAACGTACCATTTTATTTGATGGGTAAATATGTTGGAACTTATAACGTTTCATCGGGTATTTCAATTACGGTGGATCAGCCCATACAAGAGAGGTTTGTTGAAGTTCCTAATTACCTTATTATTGGATTAATAGGAGCTATAATAACAATCTCAGTTATTGTCTCAGTTATAATCCTTAGGAAGAGGAAATAA
- the csa3 gene encoding CRISPR-associated CARF protein Csa3 produces MILIVTLGFEEKFQVRAVMRNNSNLEKVIIIGYFNEEKSQKALKSFSDFLKIANINQEILEVDPHDFFEVISKLSKVILSNQGNEFVVNLSGGMRSLTLAVFSTFLILNIDAKVEIETEDFKTLITFKISDILFPKSIGDDHIMILNAIKKGYKTVNSIHKVLNMPVSTVWRRVRELRELGLLDKNNEITTKGEIALKIYLS; encoded by the coding sequence ATGATACTGATTGTAACCCTAGGCTTCGAGGAGAAGTTTCAAGTTAGGGCTGTTATGAGAAACAACTCTAACTTAGAGAAAGTTATTATTATAGGTTATTTTAATGAGGAGAAATCTCAAAAGGCTTTGAAGTCATTTTCAGATTTTCTTAAGATAGCTAACATAAACCAAGAAATTCTAGAGGTAGATCCTCATGACTTTTTTGAGGTTATTAGTAAGTTAAGTAAGGTTATATTATCTAATCAAGGAAATGAATTTGTAGTTAATTTAAGTGGAGGTATGAGGTCGTTAACTCTGGCAGTATTTTCTACTTTCCTAATCCTCAATATTGATGCTAAAGTGGAAATAGAAACTGAGGATTTTAAAACGTTAATCACCTTTAAGATCTCAGATATTCTCTTCCCCAAATCGATAGGAGATGATCACATCATGATCTTAAATGCTATCAAGAAGGGGTATAAAACCGTTAACTCTATTCACAAGGTTTTGAATATGCCAGTATCTACTGTGTGGAGGAGGGTTAGGGAGTTAAGGGAGTTGGGTTTATTGGACAAAAATAATGAGATTACGACTAAGGGAGAAATAGCTCTGAAGATCTACTTATCTTGA
- a CDS encoding AbrB/MazE/SpoVT family DNA-binding domain-containing protein, which yields MKRVKVTKNYKVTIPASIREKIGLKEGDVLEVYLNGEEIVFRKVKTTRPRKKLNEKLTVEKVEVYIEDGSSENSG from the coding sequence GTGAAGAGAGTTAAAGTGACCAAAAATTATAAAGTTACTATACCTGCATCAATAAGGGAAAAAATAGGCTTAAAAGAAGGTGATGTTTTAGAGGTTTACTTAAATGGTGAGGAAATTGTCTTTAGAAAAGTTAAGACTACGAGACCCAGGAAGAAGCTGAATGAAAAATTAACTGTTGAAAAGGTAGAAGTATATATTGAGGATGGATCAAGTGAAAACAGTGGTTGA